A segment of the Zingiber officinale cultivar Zhangliang chromosome 8B, Zo_v1.1, whole genome shotgun sequence genome:
TAGCAACATCATgttgattagaagattttgacaaaataaaaaataaaaaaaattgaaagtagaaatagaaaatttgaagaattATGCATGAGCACATGTTAAATAAAtcagaaaatatttttttcagaCTTTTtccataattaaatatttttaaaaatatttttttcaaaaattatttataaattataaaaatctagattttcgtAATTTAAAGTTCATGATTTTTCTGGATTATAGTTACTATATTTTTATCTCTTAGATTCTATTTTGAATTTACttcaagttattttcatagaatactcttatttttaatgtgatcaaagggggagaattagatATTAAGTCTGGGGAGGATACATTTTTTTGCATTAACAGTTATTAATTGAAAATTATATACTTGCTATTTTTTActgttatttgattttttttatttatcctaacttaacttggtttgcttACATCAAAAATGAAATTTCgacagaagaaatttcgacagcatctcccttgtacgggtgacaatctgaaatattactacatacaaaatatacatcagccacactcggctggaatatatacacaatagaaataatataaccacgcaattaatatacacagcctacccggctggacataaatgaataaaaacaaccacacagttaacaacagcccacacggctggaaacaTGCACATCGgaagacacaaaataatacgaacgtaaaaccaacaacgtcactaacaaaaatacctacaaccaccagactagactctaaAAAAACACATCGACTTGTTCAAAACCAAAATACGCAAAACTAATATACATCCAAACAGTGACAAGACCcaaaagaaactatcctcgagtgtgacgtgggaccggcagccgagactctccaagcatccatgactcatatatctgttacctggcgaaagaaaaccaatttgcgaggtggtgagtattggaactcaacgggtaaggaaagagatagtgcatgaacataacatataactagaaagtgagccaagagtatacagtctcataaaagaaatagcagatactaaaataggaCCATAATGAATGCTCATacatgaaaccatatcctaggctaggtatagaagTTCATaaagtagtactaatctgctacagtactgctcatagctACAGAGGTAACATGTAAGGCATATACAAACTTCCAATAAGTAAACCAAGGACTAAACCCCTACAACAAGGGTATATTtcatcataagcaagcatagcagcataagtgagcaacagcagtaagtaagcagtaacaacatatataaacagcattcaaagcaaatataataataaacaacgTATGTAcgaatggtcactcccgcccacctctctgcaccatgacccctgtatggtcgagaggccgggtcagtgatagactgtacaccactccagctaccactcacacgagtggtcgaggggacagttgcatagtagctaactagctacatctgcgacgggggtccctgctgctcgtaactccagctaccactacctatgagtggccgagtgcggcacgacaggacaagcgacatcaactccagctaccactctctcgagtggccgaggatgcggcatgcatgcaatgacatgatgcgaacaatgcaacagtcatcatatatatataagcagaaacagatATGCTACATGATGCCAGCATGCTCAATAgcgtacataaataaacaacagtcaaagcatataaacatggtatctagtatctgctactgatcatggacaacaacaagagactgtatagatatggaaacgaatttctcaaggattgcgtggaagtatcaagcgcgggaaaataagagtggagtcaaggtaaaaataattccttatccaaaatagttcatgcgccaaggtcaaagtactaaaagaaacaaagcaagaagtacccgcctttacatGTAGttcgtgtcaaccgtcttcaatcaacgtcctgcaaatcacgtgatgtacaatttagctaacttcataaacaacaactagctaaacccaaacccaacctaattagggaaaaaccctaatccaactatgaacctcgattcatCCAAATCCATCCAGAGATCTTAGACTAGCATGCCAAAATAGAACCAACATTGAAATCATCTCACGATCTTCCAAATCTGTCCACGAAAATCACAGCTGACTCGTAAGAAACCAAAATCATCATTAATTTTAAATCCAATCCAACCACACTATCCTGAGATTCCAAAACTCACGGAGAACATGAAACCACCGTGGAAAACACACTAAATCCACCAAATCAATCCATTCACAACAACATGACCATCTCGGAAGGAAACTAAGGACACCAACCAAATTTCAAAACCTACAGAACATATCATCCTCTGTTAATTCCATATAGAGGCAGATTGGTAACGAGCCAAATCCATATAAACTCCAAAGCGATTTGGAAACAAAGCTTCCATCCAGTATCACCGTTTCAATTCAAATCCGACCAGAAAATTCAGACACCATAAGAATGCCAAAGCTTCATTGTTTAAAGCTTTAAACACCAACTATCGCTGTTAAGCAAGAAAAGGCAAAACATAAACCCACAACTACCTCCAAAATAAAACCGAATAGCACTACGTGGCACCAGAACAATCTCACAGAAAAATCCACCAGAAATAGTTCTCGAATTTTCAGAATCTATAAGGAGAACAAAACAACTATCATCCCTGCTTAAACCACGAAAATCCAAGCAAGAACTCCATGATTCAGCACCCAACTCCGCAACATATTCGTATCGCAAACATGAAACCAAGCCTCATCAAATTCAATCAAAACCCCAAAACCCAAATCCGTGTGTGAAAACCAGAAAACATCTCGGATCTAGAACACTGAAACCTCCAAAACATCTTCGATTCACATGCTAAACCGAAACCAACATACCTAGAATTCTATCCGTATCTATTGAGGAAGGAACTCGCTGGGTCAGTTAGGGCATGGCTCGGAGAGGAGAGGATCGGCGGCTGCTGCtcgcgtgagggagaagaggTTCGGCGAGGGCAGAGGGGGCGGCGCCGCGGTGCTCACGCGAAGAGGAGAGCAGGCTGCCGTGGCTCGTCGCGACGCCCCGGTGTTGgcgtgaggaggagagccggctgTGATGCTCGCGGGAGGGCAAGATGATCGCGGCTATGGCTCGGCGGCTAGAGGCGAGGGGGTCGTGAGAGGGGAAACcgcgtgagggagaaggaagGCAGGAGCTCGGCGGAGGAGGAGGTTCAGCAGCGCGAGGTGAGGCTCGGGGGAGGTGGGAGCTCGGCGCCGTGGGGAGTTAGGGCACGGGCAATGTATCAAATATATAAAATtcaaacttaggtttaggaaaaatcgaaacctaagtttatttctcaatcaactcccacttttgtgtattccaaacagaccttttctaaagcctataattttatcccctcaaatTACGCCATACGGCTCCGATTAAATTcctgaaaattcctaaaaattctcataagattatttgtcaaataaccttattatttaattattatttgggtgccTTATTTTACAGCTTACATCAAAAAtgaagagattgtaagtaccccgtgatagttttgatgtgatcaaccaagtcaagttaggtcatgttatttTTTGatatcttatgtctaagtgtgcaggaacttaggagcacaagaagttgagcgaaacacacagctagtgagaaggatgacatgggagagagtcgacgagctcggtgcgtccgaggaacggggcactatggaagagtacaccgacggacgagaaggaagcgcgcggcgtTTTCAAGGGAACAGAATatggagcagaaggttgctcgagaaggtcaaaAAATAAgtttgggtgagctctattccgaatgaccgaaatcacccaagcgagcagagccagaGCGAAAGACCTAGACAGAAAGTCAACATAGAGTTGACTTTCTAGTCTGGGCACTCAGATCAATTTGGTCCAGCCGAGGGCACCTTGGCGAGGCACCCGTGCTAAAAGACGGTTCAGGCGCCCGGAGttgttctaggcgcctggaccaatTTGGTCCAGCCAGGGGTGCTTTGACGAGGCACCCTTGCTCGAAGGCGGTTCGGGTGCCGGAAGTTGTTCCAGGAGACTGGACCAGATAAGATTTTATCTTTCGGCTGTTGTGACGcgaataaacttttatccacaccTAGGCGCTCGGACTATGACACGTCAACAATGGTCAATTTCGACCagcagactataaatagagccctggtcttcTCCTTTCAGAATAACACACTTTGTACTTCAATTCTCTTTCAGTTTTTCATTTCTGAGCATTATTTTTGTGTACGAGACTTCTTCACCTCTGACGTTATGTTCGAGAGGGAGATCTTGATAGTGAGCGGAAAATTGAACAATAGATGCATAATAAAGCGTATTCATAGTAAAAATATGTTCCAAGGTGTATCAAAACGTACTTTATCATCGGAGATGATCCccttttatataccacctctaatAACCTCCACATTCATGAGGTGGCAGAGAATATTCGATGCCAGAAGTTATCGAGTAGGGAAATATGTATTCTGGGAGGCGTATAGTCATCATCCAAAGAATCTTTTGTTATCCGTATGCACCCTTTTTGTAACTGACACCCTTAATGAGGTGTTGAAGGAATATGTTATCATAAAGTATCGTCTAATGGAAAATATACGTAGTCACCTTTGAGAAAGCTTCTATTGAATGTTTGTGTAATAACaaaagaatattctctgataAACGGTTGTTATTCTCTAATAGATTATTGTGATTCTCTGAATGTGGCTCATGAAGATATCCTAGCTGGGTATTTAGCTGATCAAGTGTATATATAAGAGCAGAGTGTTGAGTATGGTAAGACGTTCGACCTTCAAGATCGCTCGGATATATGTTTTGTAATACCGGAGATCTTATCATGAAGTACTAATGGGAAGCCAAGTACCCTAGGTCAGGACAGTTCTTAAAATCGACCGGTCATATGCAGGGATACTTGTTTATGAAGAATAGAGAAATGAGCCTCGAGAGGCCCTCGGTACTTTCAGCCGATCATTCTTGTACTGGAAGACTTGTCCTTAAAGTGATATCTCATCTCTGGAAATCCAGTCAGGTTTCTTCTGAGATTTGTCTTGTATGTTTGCTCGGCGGAGATAAGGATACTGAACCTTATAACTTTAGTCAGTTATTTATCCGGCCACCTATATACAGGAGGACGGGAGAATGAACAGTGAAGATCCATATGTTTAACCGATGGTCGGATCAACCCACTGTATACCAGGCATCAAGAACGAGATGCTCGGACCCCGAGTCCTATTCGAATATTATTCCCGACCAGCCTTATAGTCGGTCGGGACTCTCTTGAACCCGGACAGATTATGACTAGTCGAGTATATACTGGGTGTCTTACTATAGGCGATAAGCACTAGGGTCCTTTGATCTGATCGACCTCTTGGCCGGCCGTCCTTGTATGAAGGACTTTAGCGTAGGACGAGGAACCAAGTCTTGTTATGGGTGAATGACTCTCTGACTCCCACCTACCCTTGACTTACATCACTATTTCATCTTGACTTTAACTATTATGTCTTCTTAATTTTAACTGTCACATCGTATCTAGATCTGTTCATAACCGTCCATATCACTATTAAAATGCTAAATTTTTAGGACTTTTATAGGAGATATTATCTGATGTATATATTTCATTAGTTAATTTCCTCCTCTGTCGCCGGATTGAAACATGCCGTACTGTTGTCTGGGAGAATTTGCTCATTTAGATTCTTTCCAAGATAATTAGCTCGAAACTTGCAATCACTTGTTCTACAGCACATTGCCGAAATAAGTTGCTTGATGATACAGCATTCTCGACTCATTATAACAGTTGATACTGCACTTCCTTGGGTCAACGAGTACTTTGACCACAACCCCGGCATCCGCGGCCTTCCCCTTGTTTGTTGAAAAAGAGGTTGACCTTGGAGTTCTCGACGGCGAGCTGGAACATCCGCTTGCCGTAATTAAGACTGCTCGAACGGGGTGGGATCGGCGGCGCTGGAGGGTCGGTCGTCATCGTCGGTTCAGTATCGGAGATGACACCATCGGGTCGAACCCCACTAGAAGCAGAGACGAGAGGCACCCTGTTTGCTCCGTCCCGAGTACAGTGGCCTAGATCGGAGTGAGGGAgtaggtttcttcttcttgcgtGGATAGGAGGCGCATCAGGCGGCGGTTCCGGACGGCGAAATGGAGAGACGGGAGGCTaggaatattaaaaaattattttaagtatttatttatttaacctttaagatttattttaaaaaataaaaaaattaagccaAAGAAACAAGGCATAAAATGTTAGAATATAAAAGTAAAATCAAAGTTTATTAGACATCAAAAGATTATTAGGTGGTTTCATCCTCTCTGAATTTAAATGTTCAAATGAAAAATAAGGCCGTTTATATCTTCTTTTCTTAATCATATATACCCAAAAATAAAGTACAAAACATTTAAGCCAATTTCGACCTTAATCATTGATTTGTAGTTAAATACGGCTGAGATTAAAATTAAGCTTTACGATTATCTTTTATTGTCAATGCGCCGAAATcaatcttatccatgcaaattgCGGGCCCCTCTCACAATTGACTCCCTGGCCTACCAAATTTAATGTTTTGACGGAACGCAAAAACGCTGTGAGGACCAAGCTGAACTACATGTTACATGTCGTGTCAGGCTCAATTGCAACGTGAAAGTTCCTTTGAAACTAATGCGACACGTCTCCATCAGATGGATGATGTGAAAAATGAACCGACTCGTAAATAgtgaataattatttaataaaacgAATTTAATGAATAGTTATTTAatgaataattatttaataatactAATTTAATGGACTACCGGctgtaagtattttttaaatttacacTTTGCAGAACATCTATCTCCTATTCAACtatgataaatttttaaaattttttttttaaataagacaCGTAACTAAAGGATATTGAGGTCTGTACTGTTTACACGAGTCCTTTTTGATTTATCCTAATAATTAATGaaattttttaatgaaattaaatTGATGATTCAGATTTACTTACTCAATCtgattaatcttttttttttaatttacatcAGTATCTGTGGAGTAGCCGATGTCAATAAAAAAAGAAATGGAACGTGTTCGACCATTAACCCTAACCTGCTCCTAAACCTCCACCAAACTCCCCCAAGGCATTAAATAGCTTTTACATCATCTACCCAACTCCACTGACTCACTCTTTATTAATGCGACACGACTGTCGTCCAACCACAGCGAAGGCCTCATTGCCACCGAACCAGTAAGCCATGGCTGCCACCACCTCCTCCGACTACAACCCTTCTTACCAGAGGCTGCGCAAGCTGCCGCAAGAAACCGAGCAAGTCCGACAGCAAGCGGCATTCTTCGATGGCATCCTAGGAAGGAGGAACCGGTGGCTGAGGCTTAACAGGGGAGGGAGGTGCCGGCGTCCAAGGATCCGGGTGGCCGGCCTGAGAAGGCTGCTGAGGAACAAGACAGTGGCGGTGAGGGCTGCGGTGAGCGAGTCTGTGTCCAAGGTGCTCAAGAGGCTTAAGGAGGGAAGGCCTTACCTTGGGGAACTCTTTGCAGGGAACTATTTGTTCGTGCAGGTGAGCCCTTCACCGACCCTGCCGTATCTGGAGAAGACCATCTTGTCTGTTCCTGCCGCGTTTAATAGTCATCATAGTCGCAGCCATGGCTATTGCTAAAAGGCTAGCTAGCGCAGTTGTTGCGTCAGATTTCTGATTGCAAGACTGAGTACTGTTAATTCTTGCCTGCTTCTTCAGTAGCAAGACGAATAAAAGTCTTAAAGAATGGTTGATTCTTAGGATTCTGAAGTGTTCTTGTCGATCGATCGTATATCTTGGCTAACTAGTTTTGCTAGTGTTGGGGAATTGAATTACTGCAAGAAAATTGTATTTCAGAGGGCGCCTTTCATTTCTTTAGATATGTTATGTTACTTCTGATCTTATAGTTTCTTATTtgttaattgaattttttttttgataattttgatggTCTTTTTATTTCCCATTAAATCTTAATTGCGATGATCTATTCAAGGATTTTCTGAATTCATTTAACAAGAACACAAAGTGGCAGAAAGTCATCAGTggtataattaaaatataattgcaatttattaaaaagtaaattattttttttatcgttGAAGGCCTTTTCTGTGAATTGGGGTGTGACTAGAAGTGAGTAAAATCTAAGTTAAATCCATCGAatcgatttaatttaaaaatccaattaattttataaattattttttttaaaaaaataattattttaatttatttagttgagtctcgattataaaatttaaaattagattagattaaattattatttttttaaatataaagtaTTGATAATCTCATCAATTTGGTCCAGAAttgtaattaaaattttagatttaatcaaattttaatcaGTAGTAGGAGATTTCCTATTAATGGGTTTGATTTTAATCTGTTCAAACTTTGTGATTAAAAATGATTCAATCGATTATAAAACTAACTGGTGTTGCTAAATATGTTATTATATTATTTGGATTATCAATCAATCAGTCGAGCGCATAGTGAAGGATTAAG
Coding sequences within it:
- the LOC122016613 gene encoding uncharacterized protein LOC122016613, whose amino-acid sequence is MAATTSSDYNPSYQRLRKLPQETEQVRQQAAFFDGILGRRNRWLRLNRGGRCRRPRIRVAGLRRLLRNKTVAVRAAVSESVSKVLKRLKEGRPYLGELFAGNYLFVQVSPSPTLPYLEKTILSVPAAFNSHHSRSHGYC